Proteins encoded in a region of the Neodiprion lecontei isolate iyNeoLeco1 chromosome 5, iyNeoLeco1.1, whole genome shotgun sequence genome:
- the LOC107221180 gene encoding G-protein coupled receptor Mth2 has product MELRLSGCISVLLLAALLADADRRTCPPGGTVSLTNARRNDSGFLAESGEFFPRDVVWEDDGTWSGCFCDLKPCLPLCPPKNATTQNTETMEIDYSAMPPVYKPNFDLDESLRFEQRFHVILSHPCPGIKMYSLNPSKYPNDEYYLMANGSLAMPKVQDSSQTIVDATSYCFRLKRNSSIYTPRLCEAGNPFIMDPIRTANYVGALVSVPFLLATIFVYSVIPELRNIHGTTLKCYLASLVIAYVALGVDRIPNQKNFTDVSATCLFLGFTIYSSFVASFFWLNVMCFDMWWRFGGYGPMTSNGNSDDRKKFIRYSIYAWGCPILLTTICIVMEFADVGESTIKPDFRSSGCWFATKSAEALYYYGPAGVIITTNVVLFVLTSLKIVEHKRNVKRHLNSGDSRRHDENKHWFSLYVKLFVVMGICWSTEVISGIWEGPRHIWYVTDMINALQGIVIFVIFVCKKKICRSLKQRYNSLRITRKGCIFETRTADSSSTTTSNVDDPTSTGQVPVRMRERITVSPETPGSSSGQPDQADRKV; this is encoded by the exons ATGGAGCTTCGACTGTCCGGTTGCATCAGCGTTCTGCTCCTGGCTGCGTTGTTAGCCGACGCCGACAGGAGGACCTGCCCTCCCGGGGGTACCGTCAGCCTGACAAACGCGCGGAGGAACGACTCGGGATTCCTGGCCGAGTCCGGCGAGTTCTTTCCTCGAGATGTCGTTTGGGAAGACGACGGCACGTGGAGCGGCTGCTTCTGCGACCTCAAACCTTGTTTGCCCCTCTGTCCACCGAAGAACGCCACCACGCAGAACACGGAGACCATGGAGATCGACTACTCGGCGATGCCTCCCGTCTACAAACCCAATTTCGACCTCGACGAAAGTCTCCGGTTTGAGCAGAGGTTCCACGTTATCTTATCGCACCCGTGCCCGGGGATTAAGATGTACTCTTTGAACCCGTCGAAGTATCCGAACGACGAGTATTACCTCATGGCAAACGGATCGTTGGCCATGCCGAAGGTGCAAGACTCCTCGCAGACGATTGTCGACGCGACGAGTTACTGCTTTCGACTGAAGCGCAACTCGTCGATTTACACTCCGAGGCTCTGCGAAGCAGGAAACCCGTTTATCATGGACCCGATAAGGACCGCGAACTACGTCGGAGCCCTCGTGTCCGTTCCCTTCCTTCTCGCGACTATCTTCGTTTACTCCGTGATCCCGGAGCTGAGGAACATCCACGGCACTACTCTCAAGTGTTACTTGGCCAGCCTCGTCATCGCCTACGTCGCCCTTGGTGTCGACCGAATTCcaaatcagaaaaatttcaccgatgTTAGCGCAACTTGCCTTTTCCTCG gaTTCACCATCTACTCATCTTTTGTTGCCAGTTTTTTTTGGCTGAATGTCATGTGCTTCGACATGTGGTGGAGATTCGG CGGCTACGGGCCGATGACGAGTAACGGAAATAGCGACGACCGTAAGAAGTTCATCAGGTACTCGATTTACGCGTGGGGATGTCCAATCCTGTTGACTACCATTTGCATCGTCATGGAATTCGCCGATGTTGGAGAATCAACGATCAAGCCAGACTTCAGGTCAAGCGGTTGCTGGTTTGCAA CCAAGTCTGCCGAGGCATTGTACTACTACGGACCGGCTGGCGTTATTATTACCACCAATGTTGTCCTCTTCGTTTTAACATCTTTGAAGATTGTTGAACATAAAAGGAACGTGAAACGTCACCTGAACAGCGGTGACAGCAGAAGACACGACGAGAACAAGCACTG GTTCAGCTTGTACGTGAAGCTTTTCGTAGTGATGGGGATCTGCTGGTCGACGGAGGTGATTTCGGGGATTTGGGAAGGGCCCAGGCACATCTGGTACGTCACGGACATGATCAACGCGCTCCAAGGGATCGTGATCTTCGTCATTTTCGTCTGCAAGAAGAAGATTTGCCGCTCGCTGAAGCAGCGCTACAACAGTCTTCGAATCACCAGGAAAGGTTGCATCTTCGAAACAAGAACTGCAGACTCGTCCTCTACCACCACATCCAACGTCGACGATCCAACCTCAACTGGACAGGTTCCCGTCCGTATGCGCGAAAGGATTACAGTATCACCGGAAACTCCAGGATCGTCCAGTGGCCAACCTGATCAAGCGGACCGTAAGGTCTGA